ACTGCTGTATTACTTATATAAAAAAAGTTGAAATTATACGGTAAAAATATGTGAATCCATCAATGAATATATGAAAGACATATAAAAAGGAAACATTACTGATGAACCAAAGTTAATTTAATTTAGGAGGTTAGACGATGAACCATATTACAAGAGAAGAGGCATTAGATTTATTAAAAAAATATAACAAGGAGCTTTTCCATATTCAGCATGCACTGACTGTTGAGGCTGTTATGAAATGGTATGCCAAAGAATTAGGCTATGGAGATGAGGCAGACTATTGGGGAATTGTTGGATTATTGCATGACATCGATTTCGAATTATATCCAGATGAACACTGTCTTAAAGCACCAGAATTGCTGCGTGAAGCTGGTGTAGGGGAAGATATAATTCATAGCGTTGTTTCTCATGGCTATGGAATTACTGTAGGATGTGGTGCTACAATTGATGTTGTCCCTGAGCATGAAATGGAGAAAGTCCTCTTTGCTGCAGATGAGTTAACAGGGCTAATTTGGGCGGCAGCTCTTATGCGTCCTTCAAAAAGTACAAAGGATATGGAACTAAAATCTCTTAAGAAGAAATACAAAAGCAAAGGTTTTGCTGCCGGCTGTTCAAGAGAAGTAATCGAGCGAGGTGCAGAGCTGCTAGGATGGGAGCTTGATAAGCTTCTTTCTATGACCCTTCAGGCAATGGCCGATAGCGAAGATGTCATTAATCAGCAGCTACAATAGTCTAAAAAGCCTGGCAAAAAGAACCATGAAGAGAATGTAGTATAGTTTGCGCTCATATCTAATAACGTAGAGGAATCAAAAAGTTATATGAGAGATCATTTAGTAAAAATGTTTCCAAATAATTGACAATATATCTAAAATATAATATAATCTTGATAATTATTAAGCAAATAAGGATGGCGAAAGCCTCCTTTTTTAATACCTATTAAACCTAGTATTAAGATAGGTATACTTTAAATTAAGCTACATATCTTTTTATGCAATGAAGGAGGGTGTTACTATGTCATGTTTTATTGTACCGGTCGCAGAAGCTGTAGTGACGACCATCGTGACAAAAGTCATTGAAAATAAGGAAAAGAAACAGGATGCAGAAAAACTTGAACAAGGTATCCGTGTTTCCTCATTTGACAAGGAACGTTTTTCGAACAAACTGAGGAGACTAAATTATTTGCTTTGGGGAGGCGCGGGACTTCTTGCATTTGAGCATTTATGGCATGGAGAAATTCAACCGTTCTTCCCATTCCTTACAGCTGTAAACAATCCAGCTGATATGGCAGAAATGCTGCATGAAATATCTACAGTGGGTGTCTCGATGGCGGTCCTTGTAACAGCTTCATGGGGTATTGCAACTTATGTAACCACACGCATTGAGAATAGGAAAGAATCTTTGATAAGCGCTGTGGAAATGAAAGGGGCTAATTAATGACGCTGTTATTAACTATACTAGCTGCTGTGATTACAACAGTGATTTGGTACTGCAATGAAAAAGCACGTCAGTTAAAGGTTGGTACCTTATGCTATATGTTCTGGGGTGCTTCTATGATGTGGCTGGTAGATGCTATTTTTGAATATGCAAAGTTGAGGGCAGAATATTTTACCCCTGCGGCTGAAGATATGCTCAATGATACTTTTCTTGGTGTATCCGTAATAACCTTGGCGTTAGTTATATGGGTATTAATATTGCTTGTAAAAGATCCTCAGAATGTTGTAAAACAGGCGCTTAGGAAAAATTAAGGATCGCTTTTGCCATATTATTGGTGTGTTGTAAAAATGCCGCCAGTTAAGAAAGGAAAAATTCTTAATTGGCGGCGTTTTGCTGTATCAATATATTTTTTGAAAATATATTTGCTAGACATAGATATTTGTGTAATGACAATTCGTTCCTGGTATATATTTTGGTTTTGTTCGGGGTGTCTATTCTAAGTCTTTTTTCAGTGCTCTGAGCTTAAGACTGCAGTGTACCAGAAGGTAAATGTAAAGAACAAGCATTAGTGACCAGAAAACAGTAAATACAGCACTGACAGCGCTATCAAACATCTTTAATGTATTAGGAATTACACAGCTCAGGAATATTATAAGAAGTGGAAGCATACGTGTTTTCATTATATGTGAGATCATGTTTGCACGAGAAGTGTTGTCAGAAAAAATCTCTCCGTCATTCTCATTTGTTATGCTGGAAGTAGATTTTCTGAAATACAGCCAGCCCACACAGTGGCCGAGATACTCCCAGCCGTAATCCTGAACCATTTGCATATAATCTTCATTTTCCTTGTTGTTTCTAAAATCAAGTCTATAGATCACATCTTCCGGTGGGCATTTTTCAAAATGATAGAAATAGGGAGGAACCATTTTAGTCAGCTTCCAGCCTTTCTTATGTTCTTCTCTTAGCCATATTTCTTCTTCCTTAAAGTCGGCAATTGTATAAAAACGAATTTTTAATTTGGTTTCACCCATGTTATATCTCCTCCCGACTGTTTTTATATAAACGTTCAATTCGACTTATTTCAATATTGAGTATTTCTTGTCCGAGTGAGGTTATTTTATAAAGTTTTCGCTTGTTCTCTTCGCAAAAGAATTCAATCAAGCCGTCTTTTTCCATTTTTGATAGTGTCCCGTACATTGTTCCCGGACTAATGGTAACCTCACCATTGGTCATTTGCTTTACCTGTTGGCTAATTCCATAGCCATGTTGTGGCTTTTGAAGGCAAAACAGGATATAAAAACCTGTTTCTGTCATAGGTATATATATTCTTCTAATTTTGTCGTTCATACGTCCTCCTTATATATATCAATTCGATACATCGAGATTCGATATAAAAATTATATCGAGATTCGATGTAATTGTCAATAGAAAAGATAAAAAATATCTTCTCAGCGATCAAGGGCAGGGGCGTCGTGAGTCCTCATACGTATAAAGACATAAATTATTTTTGTAAGGTTGACATTACAAAACATGGCGAGTATACTGTGAGTAAAGTCAACCTTACAGGAAGGAGTTTTTAATGAAAAATCGACTTAGAAAATTAAGAGAGCAGAAAGGTTTAACCCAAGAGCAGCTGGGAGAGATAGTGGGTGTTTCCAGACAGGCAATTAACGCCATTGAAACAGAAAAGTTTGAACCCTCTATTTGGCTTGCTTACGACATATCACAAGTGTTTGGATGTACTATTGAAGAAGTATTTTTATTTGAAGAAAGTCCAAGAAAATCCCGTGCAGACAGCAGCAGAAGGAGGAATACAAATGGCAATAAGAAACTTGCGATATAACAATGACAGCATTTTGCGTAAAAGATGTAAAGAAGTAACTCAGATTGATGACAAGATCAGGCAAATTCTTGAGGATATGATGGATACACTTCATCATACTGAAAACGGTGCTGCATTGGCAGCCAACCAAATAGGAATTCTAAAACGATTGGTAGTAATTGATTATTGTGGATATACGCTTAAACTAATCAATCCACAAATCATAGAATCTAGCGGTGTCCAAGAATGTATAGAAGGATGTCTTAGTTTTCCCAATCGTTTTGTAAAAACCATTCGTCCTCAAAAAGTGACAGTTAGAGCTTTGAATGAAAATGGTGAAGAAATTATAGTGACAGGCGAAGATAAAATGGCCAAATGCTTTTGCCATGAACTAGAGCACTTAGACGGAGAAATTTTTTTGGATAAAGCGATTGAGGAAATAGAGATATAAATTGTTAGAGACAAAAGATATTTTGTTAAGGCTTATAAGGACAAGTTATTTAAATAGAAAACTATCCAGAGGGTTGGGTAAAATTGTTTTGCTCTTTTTCCTCCTAAAGTGGTATAATGTGCTTAAAGGATTCTACATTATTCGACAGTATAGGAGGCTAGATGTTGATGCAGCAAGATCATTACAATGTCCAAAGAGTTCATCGAGTGAATATTTTAATAACGATTGTTTTAGTTTTTTTAATCTGTATACCGGTTGTATTGACTAGGGGTATTACGGGGGCTATGGCGATTATCATAGCGGGGCTATCGGTCTTAATAATGAGCGTAATTGTTTATTTTTTACCAATCAAAAATTATGTAAAAGGATTTTGTCTGTCTTTATTGCCGTGCATAGTGATTATCGCGCTTTTCGTGGCAGATGGGTATAGTTTAAATAAGCACTATATTATACTTTTGACTATAGCTATGGTCACACTCTATTTTAAGAAAGAGCTCATTCTATTACTAGGGCTATTGATTGATATGGCATATATCTTTTTGTTTTTCTCATTCCCTGAAAGCTTGTTAGGGATCAATAAAGATCTTAGAGGATTTTTTACAGTCTTTTTTATTATAAATGCAATTATTATTCTATTGTACCTATTGACAAAGTGGGGGCGACAACTCATAAAAGATGCCTATCAAAAAGAGCTCGAAGCTGAAAATCTTGTAAACAAGTTAACGTCAGCTTTTAATTCAATCGAAGAAGTTTCGGATTTGCTTGATGAACATATTACGAGTTTTAAAAATGATATTAATACAATTTATCATTCAAGCAAAGGAATAATAGAATCCGTGGAACAAATGAGCAATTGTATACAGGAAGAAGCAGAAAGCGGAAATATCATCAATGACTCAATGAGTCAATCTGTGACTAAAATGGGTGAAACAATTAATATTAGTAAGAATATTGTTATGGAATCCCAAAGCATGAATGCAAAGGTTCAGGAAGGCTGGCATAAAATCAATCAAGTTACAAACTACATGGATACTGTTGGTTCTACTATCAGTACGACTACGCTGACGGTTTCTGATCTACAGATGAGTCTTGAAAGAGTAAATGATTTACTAAATAGTATCCAGGCAATCTCTAATCAGACAAATTTGCTAGCCCTAAATGCTGCAATTGAATCTGCACGGGCAGGGGAGCATGGAAAGGGATTTGCAGTAGTTGCCGAAGAAGTAAGAAAACTGGCAGAACAGAGTTCTCGTATTACTTCGGATATTGCTGAGGTAACCACAGAGTTATCGAATAAGTCGAAAGAAGCACAAGAACAATCCATCCAAGGTGAAGCTTCCATTACAGAGGGAAGAAGATTGCTTAAGGAGATTTCTGCGTATTTTGAAGAAATTAAAAACGCTTATAAAAATATTGATAAAGGGTTATCAAACGGGATAAACGAAATAGCGTTAACTGTGGACAATTTCGCCAGGATTCAAAATCAAATTGAAAACGTGTCTGCAATCTCGCAACAAAATGCAGCAGCAACTGAGGAGATTATATCAACTGTAGAAAACGAACACTCATTGATTACTTCGATTAACACAGCTGTTGCTGAAATAAAGGAGTTAAGTCAAAAACTTCGTGAAATGACAAAAAATTAGGGATAAAAAAGGGACATTTGTCGCCGTTATGAAACTAAAGCAAGCCTAAAGGATTGATAGGGTTAAATCCATTATCCCTATCAATCCTTTTAGGTTGTTTTTAGGACGAAATTATTGTATAACATTATTAGTTAGAAAGCAGGTGATTTCTTTATTCCCTGAGCAGTTTAATGGTGAGACCTTATGTTAATTTGCGGGAAATTTGGACAAACAGGCAGCGATAAACAAAATCATAAATTTCGGTACGAAACAGATGATACATTTAAGGCGAAGCAAAAAATAATACGATGGAAATCATAATGAATTTACTGCTTATGTTAGGTGGAGTTGCTGTATTCATGTTTGGCATGAAGCAGATGAGCTCTGGTTTGGAAAAAAGCGCAGGTTCAGGGATACGAAATCTTTTTAAGAAATTCAATAAAGATAGAATTCTTAATTATGGAATCGGAATAGGGGCTACCGCACTTGTCCAATCTTCTTCAGCGACTTCGATCATGACAGTCGGACTTGCCCATGCAAACATTGTAACCGTTAAGCAAGGCGCAGGCTTTATTTTAGGAGCAAAAGTGGGTACCACGCTTACAGCATTTTTATTTGCCCTTTCAGGCATCGGCAAAGGCAGTTTTAATATAAGCTATGTTTTTTCAGCGATTGCATTTGTTGGTGTTATGATTGTTTTTGCCACCAGCAACGAAACCCTTAATAAAATTGCACCATTGTTAATCGGATTTGGAATGTTGTTTATCGGAATGGAAGTAATGGAAACTGCAATCGGCGGTGCAGATTCTATGTTGAGTATTCAACTTTCAAAAGTATTTCAATATGATATCATGCAAAACCCTATCTTATTGGTTATATTAGGAATTCTCTTTACAGGCATCATACAGTCATCTACTGCAGCAACCGGTGTTTTTATCGCTTTCTTGGCTACGGGAGTTATTCACAGTATAGATCAATCGTTTTTCTTGGTGATGGGTGCAAATATAGGAACCTGTATTGATGGTATTATGGCTTCTTTAACCACTAATGCCAACGGGAAACGTATTGCACTATTCCATCTGATTACCAGCGTAATTGGCGCAGTATCATTTTTGATTATTCTAATTCTTTTCAGAACACCCATTATCGGCATATTTGAAAGTTTATTTCCTGGAAGACCCCAGTTTAGCCTTGCAACATACAATCTGATTTATAATAGTAATTACACCTTGGTGCTGCTTGTATTTATCGACCCATTAGTTGATTTTGTGACAAGTTTGGTGAAAGATAAGCAAGAGAAGCTGGAAGAAGTATCGTATATTGATGAGCGTTTCTTACAGACTCCGGCGGTTGCCATTGAACAAGCATTGAGAGAGTTGTATGATATGGCGATTCTCGCAAAGGAAAACCTTGATCGTTCATTTTCTTCATTGGTTAACGAAGATATGAGTGAAAGTAAAAAAATTGCCGAGACTGAATATCGTATTGATTTCTTAACCAATAAAATCACAAGTTTTTTAATTAAAATTTCCTCAGTTACTAAATTCGCTGGTGACGAAAAACTGATTGGCGGATTGCATCATGTAACAAACGACATTGAGAGGCTGGGCGATTACGCAGTTCTTTTGGCAAAAGAAACTAATTATATGAAAGAAAATAATGTGAAATTTTTAGATCAGACCAAAGAAGAGCTTAACAAAATTTACACACATATATCCGAAATGTTCGACTTAGGGTTTGATGCATTTACAAAGCGAAGAACCAAAAACTTCAAAATAATTTCAAACATCCATAAGGAAACTAAGAAATTAATATCTACTACCCGTGACGAACATGTGGTACGCCTAAGTTCCGAAATGTACCCTGTTGAGGTATCAAAAAGCATTTATAACGTCTTGTTTTCATTACAAAGAATATCGGATCATATTGTGAATATTGCTTATTCGGTTCGATCCACCACTGGAAGTAAAACAGAAGCTTTGCAAGCCATTGAAAGAGAAATGAAGAAAGCTGGAAGATAATAGGGGAAATCCAAGCCACAGGCAAAACTTAAAACTATTTTTGAAAAGTTTTATAGGCCGGATTCTGCTCGCTCAACAAACATTTGCGGTGCAGGGCTTGGTTTGGTCATTTATAAAAAAGGCATTATAAGAAAATCTTAAGAAATTTATAAGATGAAGTTTAAACATGGCTTTTTATTTTGTGATTAAATAAGTATCATCACAGAATAAGGAGCTGTTTTATTATGGAACGAAAAGTAAGAAAGAAAAAATCAAGAATACGCAGATTTGTAAAGTTTCTGATGATGGTCGTCATTGCTGTTTTTGCTTATAGATCCTTTATCACACAAGGAAGCAATCAAATTTCTGAGATAGAGTATGAGGATAGATTCCCTTCGATTCCTCTGTCTAAAGAACCTGATTTTACTGCTTTTATATCTTCCGATCAGTTATACAGTTCGAATGGGATTTTGATACGGTTTACCGATGATGCTGTTTTGATGGAAAAAAACAGTGAAGAAAAAATCTATCCTGCGTCATTGACTAAAATGATGACAGTCCTTGTTGCGATAGAGAATTTACCTGATTTGGATGAAAAAATTAAAATTACCTGGTCCATGTTTGAAGGACTGTACGAAGCAAATGCGTCTATGGCAGGCTTCCAGGCAGGGGAAGAGGTAAGGGCAATCGATCTATTGTACGGAGTCATGCTGCCCAGCGGAGCAGAGAGCTGTATTGCCCTGGCTGACTATATAGCGGGATCAGAAGAGAATTTTGTACGATTAATGAATCAAAAGGCAAAGGAGCTTGGCATGACAGATACCCATTTTGAAAATACGACGGGACTCCACAGTGAAAACCACTATACAACAGTCAAAGATCTGGCTGTTCTTTTAAGAAATGCTCTGAAGAATGCTGCCTTCAGAGATATTTTTACTACATTTTGTTATTCTGTACCACCTACGAATAAGCATCCTGATGGGATAACCTTTTACAGCACCATGTTTGAAAGACTTGGTATTCAAAGCATTGTTGACGGAGAAATTTTAGGAGGAAAAACTGGATATACAGATGAAGCTGGTCTATGCCTTGCAAGTCTTGCAAAAGTGGGTGAGGAAGAATATATTCTTATTACAACCGGTGCAAAAGGAAATCATTTTTCGGAACAGTATCATATTGCTGATGCATTAACTGTGTACAACAGCATAGGAAAAAAATAATTATAGGCACCTATAAGTAATGTGTGGGTATATACCGGGCAATGGATAATCTGCATTTATCAGGGTTAAGAGTATAATACGGAAGAATAGATTTCATGGAGGAGCATACATGGAAAAAAACAATCAAGTTAAATTTACACTTGGATTATTTGCAGTATATTTATTAGTTTTAATTTGGATTATTTTATTTAAAATGCAATTTTCTTTTAATACTTTACCACATTTTAGAGGACTGAATTTAATACCTTTTGCAGGCTCTGTTGTTAGAGACAATCAGCTGGATTATAATGAGATCCTATTAAATGTTTTGATATTCATACCTTTTGGACTGTATCTGAGTATGACAAAACTTAATTGGTCGTTTTGGAAAAGAACAATCTTAATAGCAAGTGTCAGTCTATTATTTGAACTATTACAATTTATATTTGCTATTGGAGGGGCTGATATAACAGATTTGATTGGCAACACCCTTGGAGGGACTATAGGGATAGGAGTATATACTGTATCTACTAAAATATTGAAAGAGAAAACAAACCAAATTTTAAATATTTTAGCCTTGATCGGAACGATATGTATTCTATTATTAGGAATCATCGCCATGAGATTTATTACTTTTAAATTTTAAATATGGAATCAATATAAAGGGCCAGGATTAAGTGTATAGGCTGAAACTCACAGATTTAGTTGTAAATGTGGACAAACAGGCGCCATTTAAGGTCTATATTAAGAAAGTCTTAAGATTTTCAACAGAAAAAGTAGCAAAAAGGATTGGCGTTTTTGGTATAATCATTATGGGGATATATACTGTAAAGAAAGAAGTTGATGTTTTTGAACATAAATATTTTAATTGTTGATGATGAACAGGCTATTGCCGATTTGGTTGAAGTTTATCTCAAAAATGAGAACTATAATGTTTTTAAATTTTATAACGGCAGAGATGCGCTTCATTGTATTGAGGATAAAAAAATAGACCTTGCCATTTTAGATGTTATGCTTCCCGATATAGACGGTTTTTCAATCTGTCAGAAAATCCGGGAAAGACATACATTCCCTGTGATTATGCTGACTGCAAAAGAAGAAGAAATTGATAAAATTACCGGACTGACCCTGGGTGCGGATGATTACGTAACAAAACCTTTTAAGCCGTTAGAGCTTGTTGCCCGTGTTAAAGCACAGCTGCGAAGATTTATCAAATACAATACTACTGAACCATTACGAGAAGATAAGATCATTGCATTTGCAGGTTTATTTTTAAATAGGGACACTCGCGAGTGCACACTGAACGAAAAGCCCCTCTATTTAACGCCTACAGAGTTTTCTATTCTATGGGTTCTGGCTTCCAATCGAGGACGGGTGGTAAGTTCTGAAGAGCTGTTTCAAGAGGTATGGGGAGAAAAGTATTACACCAACAGCAATAATACAGTAATGGTTCATATACGGCATTTAAGAGAAAAAATGGGCGATAATGCGGAGCACCCCAAATACATCAAAACGGTTTGGGGGGTTGGCTATAAAATTGAAAAGTAAGAGCGATAAGAGAAGGAATGACTATACAAAATTAAAAAGGAAACTATTTTTTCAAATGCTTTTGATTACAGTTACTGCTGCTGCAACCGTTTATCTGCTGCGCAATATTCTGCGCGGCCAGATTGGAGATCGTATTGTCCAATTTCTAATCCATGTGTTTCGTTTTGATTATTCGATTGCATACACAATATATCAGGTGGTATTTCGCAACAATTTGGATACGATCCTTTTTGTTGTAACTCTGATATTTTTGATTATCTTTTTCCGATTTTCTATCTCTTGGTTTACACAATATTTTGATGAGCTTAGCATTGGAATGGATCAGCTTTTAGAGGAATCCGATGAGGAAATTACATTAGCACCAGAGTTAGATTTTATGGAAAATAAGCTTAACCAGATTAAAAGGAATATTGAAAAACAAAAGAAAGCCGCCCTTGATGCCGAGAAGCGCAAAAATGATTTAGTCGTTTACTTGGCTCACGATTTAAAGACACCTTTGACTTCTGTTATTGGATATTTGAGTCTTCTCAATGAAGCGCCAGATATGCCGCCTGAACAGAAGGCAAAATATGTAGGAATTACTTTGGAAAAAGCCTATCGCTTAGAGCAGCTTATTAATGAGTTTTTTGAAATCACAAGGTTCAATCTTCAAACGATTGTTTTAAATAAAGAAAAAATAAATTTACTTTTTATGCTCCAGCAGATGGCGGATGAATTCTATCCCATACTTACGCCACAAGGGAAGCAGGTATCAGTTCATGCGCCAGAGGGGCTTACTTTATGGGGAGATCCAGACAAACTCGCCCGTGTATTTAATAACATTTTGAAAAATGCGATAGCCTATAGCTATGAAAACAGCACCATTGAGATTTCTGCTAAACAAGAGGACAATTATATCGTAATATCTTTTACCAATCAGGGAAATCCAATCCCACAGGCAAAGCTTGACACCATTTTTGAGAAATTTTATCGCTTAGATTCCGCACGCTCCACAAACACTGGCGGAGCAGGACTTGGTTTAGCCATTGCCAAAGAAATTGTTAACGCCCACGAAGGGACAATCTCTGTAGAAAGCAACACAGAAAATACTGTATTTACAGTGAAGCTTCCGATATGAAAAATGCACTATAAGAAATTTATAAGATGAAATTCAAACACAACTTTTTATTTTGGGATTAAATATGTATCATCCACGGAAGACTTCTTTATTGATAAAAATTTAATCATAAAATTTTTAAATTAGCGAAAAATAATATGCAAAAATAAAGTCCTGTTTAGCAAAAAAGCAGGACTTTTTTACTCCCTACTTTCATCATAATGTGATATAATAATATAAAAATTTAGAATGTTAAATACTTTTACGGAGGATAATGCTATGAGTAACAATTATTCGGGAAGTTCAAGACAAATTCTGATTATCGGAAGCGGAGCAGCAGGACATTCAGCAGCAAAGGCAGCCAGAGCACAGGACCCAGAGGCTAACATAATTATATTTGGTGAAGAAAATCGCTTACCTTATTATAGGCTTCGTTTATGTGAGTACATTGGCAAGAATGTAGACTACGATGAAATTAAAATTAATAAAGATGAATGGTTTGAGAAAAACAGAATTCAGGTTGAGTTATCCTCAAAAGTTACAGCAATAGATCCCGAGGCTAAGAAAATCAGTGTAAATGGCAAAGAGTATAATTATGATTGCCTGGTACTGGCTACTGGCAGTACGCCGATTATGCCTCCTTTTAAGGGTAAGGAACTTTCGGGTGTCCATACTATGTGGACTTGGGAGGATATTGTAGAAATTAATAAGAGTCTTATGAGTGCCAAAAAGGCAGTTGTGATTGGTGGTGGACTGCTGGGACTTGAGGCCGCACATAAAATCTCTGAGATGGGCATTGATGTATCATTGATCGAAGGGATGCCAAGACTTTTGCCCAAACAACTGGATGAGGAAGGTTCAGAAATATTTAGAGAGAAGGTACAAAGTTTAGGTATATCCGTGTATTGTGGGAAATCTGTGACCGGATTTGAAGGGGATCATAATGGACATGTTACACAAGTGCGCATGGCAGATGAGACGTTGCTTGAAGCCGATGTTGTGATTGTATCGGTTGGTGTTGCACCTAATACTGCTGTATTCCAAAATACTGGTATGAGTATAAACCGATTTGTGAATGTTAATGAAAAAATGGAGACAAGCATTAAGGATATCTATGCGGCAGGGGACGTAGCGTGCGTCAACGGCAGATGGTTTGGACAATGGTCAGTAGCTGGCAAACAGGGACAGGTTGCGGGAACAAATGCCGCAGGAGGAAATGCTGTCTACAAAACAACGGACGTTCCTTATATACTTGCCACCATGGGAACAAGAGTAGTATGTTCAGGGGATATGGGGATTACTCAGTCGGATCATTCTGGAGAAGCTTATGAAATAGACCAAAAGATTGACAAAGAACAATTTAACTATTCCAAACTTGTATTCCGCAACGGGGTGTTGGTTGGATATATTCTTGTTGGGGAACCGGCAAAAGCTTTCAATAAACTTCAGCAACTGATGAATACCAGTGTGAGTGTTGAAACTATAAATAATATTTTATATAATGGATAATTCTTTCAAGTCAATTAAAGACTAAGAATTTTTGCTAATGAGGCACTCTATGGGATATATGCATAGAGTGCCTGATTTAGCCTTATTGGCGTACATAGACACAATGGATGGGCGTATATTGTGAGAATTTTATCTTTGAAATTTGATGAGGTTAGACCAACAGATAAGGAGAATGATATGAATATTGGATATTTGCACAAACTTTTATCTCGTACGGATGAGATAAAAGTAATAGGGAAAAATGTTAAAATAGACGGTGTTATCTGTAATGTTATGGGAATAGTACACCATGATATGGAGATGCAACTCTTAATTTTACAATATGACGAGAGTTATCAGCAGAGGATTGAGGAAAGTGAAGGGGCAGAACTGTTTGATGCTCCAAACACTCCAGAGAGTAATAGGATGATGCTGCACATTGACAG
The genomic region above belongs to Defluviitalea saccharophila and contains:
- the vanS gene encoding vancomycin resistance histidine kinase VanS is translated as MAIKLKSKSDKRRNDYTKLKRKLFFQMLLITVTAAATVYLLRNILRGQIGDRIVQFLIHVFRFDYSIAYTIYQVVFRNNLDTILFVVTLIFLIIFFRFSISWFTQYFDELSIGMDQLLEESDEEITLAPELDFMENKLNQIKRNIEKQKKAALDAEKRKNDLVVYLAHDLKTPLTSVIGYLSLLNEAPDMPPEQKAKYVGITLEKAYRLEQLINEFFEITRFNLQTIVLNKEKINLLFMLQQMADEFYPILTPQGKQVSVHAPEGLTLWGDPDKLARVFNNILKNAIAYSYENSTIEISAKQEDNYIVISFTNQGNPIPQAKLDTIFEKFYRLDSARSTNTGGAGLGLAIAKEIVNAHEGTISVESNTENTVFTVKLPI
- a CDS encoding NAD(P)/FAD-dependent oxidoreductase; amino-acid sequence: MSNNYSGSSRQILIIGSGAAGHSAAKAARAQDPEANIIIFGEENRLPYYRLRLCEYIGKNVDYDEIKINKDEWFEKNRIQVELSSKVTAIDPEAKKISVNGKEYNYDCLVLATGSTPIMPPFKGKELSGVHTMWTWEDIVEINKSLMSAKKAVVIGGGLLGLEAAHKISEMGIDVSLIEGMPRLLPKQLDEEGSEIFREKVQSLGISVYCGKSVTGFEGDHNGHVTQVRMADETLLEADVVIVSVGVAPNTAVFQNTGMSINRFVNVNEKMETSIKDIYAAGDVACVNGRWFGQWSVAGKQGQVAGTNAAGGNAVYKTTDVPYILATMGTRVVCSGDMGITQSDHSGEAYEIDQKIDKEQFNYSKLVFRNGVLVGYILVGEPAKAFNKLQQLMNTSVSVETINNILYNG
- the vanR gene encoding VanR-ABDEGLN family response regulator transcription factor, producing MNINILIVDDEQAIADLVEVYLKNENYNVFKFYNGRDALHCIEDKKIDLAILDVMLPDIDGFSICQKIRERHTFPVIMLTAKEEEIDKITGLTLGADDYVTKPFKPLELVARVKAQLRRFIKYNTTEPLREDKIIAFAGLFLNRDTRECTLNEKPLYLTPTEFSILWVLASNRGRVVSSEELFQEVWGEKYYTNSNNTVMVHIRHLREKMGDNAEHPKYIKTVWGVGYKIEK